The following proteins come from a genomic window of Sorex araneus isolate mSorAra2 chromosome 1, mSorAra2.pri, whole genome shotgun sequence:
- the CCDC71L gene encoding coiled-coil domain-containing protein 71L: protein MRRSVKRRRRRPPAAPAPAARGGGGGGGGGLGAGLEAREEKVVYSRSQLSLADSTKALGDAFKLFMPRSTEFMSSDAELWSFLCSLKHQFSPHILRSKDVYGYSSCRALVPDPPLAPATRGPTRRPAQGAAATRRRRRGGRAAAARSRKPKSSSSSSSSPSPSSPLPPPPPPLLLPPPSSLWSSSPLPPCEESGPVRAPAPNFGGRTLEEIWRAATPTLTTFPTIRVGGDVWGERSLAAARHRARQVLRVNLEPVVRLRRFPVPRA, encoded by the coding sequence ATGCGGCGCAGCGTGAAGAGGCGGCGGCGCCGGCCCCCGGCGGCTCCGGCCCCGGCtgcccggggcggcggcggcggcggcggcggcggcttgGGGGCCGGACTGGAGGCGCGGGAGGAGAAGGTGGTGTACTCGCGGTCGCAACTGTCGCTGGCCGACAGCACCAAGGCGCTGGGCGACGCCTTCAAGCTCTTCATGCCCCGCAGCACGGAGTTCATGAGCTCGGACGCGGAGCTCTGGAGCTTCCTCTGCAGCCTCAAGCACCAGTTCTCCCCGCACATCCTGCGCAGCAAGGACGTCTACGGCTACTCCTCCTGCCGGGCCCTGGTGCCCGACCCCCCGCTGGCCCCGGCCACCCGCGGCCCGACGCGCAGGCCGGCGCAGGGCGCGGCGGCCACCAGGAGGAGGCGCCGTGGAGGCCGGGCGGCCGCCGCCCGCAGCAGGAAGCCCaagtcgtcgtcgtcgtcgtcgtcgtcgccgTCGCCGTcgtcgccgctgccgccgccgccgccgccgctgcttcTGCCGCCGCCGTCGTCGTTGTGGTCGTCGTCGCCGTTGCCGCCCTGTGAGGAGAGCGGCCCCGTCCGGGCCCCGGCGCCCAACTTCGGGGGCCGCACCCTGGAGGAGATCTGGAGGGCGGCCACCCCGACGCTCACCACCTTCCCCACCATCCGCGTCGGCGGCGACGTGTGGGGCGAGCGCAGCCTGGCGGCGGCGCGCCACCGAGCGCGCCAAGTCCTGCGAGTGAACCTGGAACCCGTGGTGAGGCTCCGCCGCTTCCCGGTGCCCCGGGCCTGA